The nucleotide window GCCAGAATACGCTACTAAAGAGGATTTGATGGTTGTTCACACAAGGGATTACATTGGTTTACTCGAAGAGAGCAGTAAGATTCCCTATATAGGATTTTTAGATCAAGGTGATACTGTTCATTATCCAGGGATGTTTGAAGATATACTACTAGTATTAGGTTCCTCATTTACTGCCATAAAATATTCTAAATTCTTGGATTACGTCTATATTCCTCTAGGCGGATTTCATCACGCAATGCCTAATAGAGCAGTAGGGTTTTGTCCGATAAATGATGTTGCAATAACAGCTCTCAAACTATTAGAGAAGGGTGAAAGGGTTGCTATTGTGGATGTGGACGCTCATCATGGCAACGGTTTACAATTCATACTATATGATAAACCAATTTTAAAGATAAATATTTACGCATATGATGGTAACTTTTTCCCTGGAACTGGGAAGATTGATGAAATAGGCGAGGGGAAGGGTAGGGGGTATAACATAAATATTCCTTTACCTTTAGGATCAACGGATGATATTTTTGAGAAAAGTCTAGAAATATTAGACTTATTAGAACTTTATAATCCTTCTTATGTTCTAGTCGTAGCTGGAGTAGATGGTCATAAAAATGATCAGCTAAAATCCTTAGACCTAACAACTAATTCCTATAACCTATTAGGTCTTAGGATAAGAAGAATAAAGAAGACCATAAATTCTAGTATCATTGCTTACGGTGGAGGGGGATATGGTCCAATGTCGTCCTTAAGTATGGTTTCGTTCTTAGAAGGATTGTTAGGCAGAAGAACTTCTTATGAACCGCTTACATCTTCTGAGGATATAGGAAAAATAAGAAGAATAGAAAAAATTATTTCAAGATTTAAAACTCTTTCCAACTTCTTTAGCTAGTTCAAGCATTAATCCTAAAGCATAACTGACATCTTTATCGCTTGTAGCTCTCAATAAGCCCATAGTTCCGACTGGTCTTGCGTTTGGTATGTCATTAACCCAAGCTTTAAAGGCCTTAGAAAACTTATCCATGACTGTAACCAGTCCGTTAACGAATTGTGGATCAGAAATTATTTCCAATAACTGCATTAGTCTATCCAAACTACCAGACTTCTGCATTTCGACTAGTTTGTTTGTAAGCATAAGTAACGAGTTAACGTCTATTTGAGATATTATCTTAACAGTTTTTTCGTCAGTTAGTTTCTTTAATAGTGGCATTGCTGCCTCTAAGGCGCCAAGTGTAGAAGCAATATCGAATTGTTGAATGATCTTTATTGCCTTATCGCTTGTTAGCTGTTTCATTATTGGCGTTAGTGCTTCTAACGCGTTGAACATTGAGTCCAGATCTAAACTTTGTATTAAGTTAAGGGTTCTTTCGCTTGTTAGTTTTTCTAGTATTGGCCATATTGCTTGTATTTTTGGTAGTTGATCCATTCCGAATGAGATGAGTGTGTTTATTAGGTCTGCCTTCTGTACAGCATCAAGTAGCGATATTCCTTGCTCCATTAAGTTAACTAACATGTCGACTTGGCCTTTGCTAGACATCTGATCCATTAATGACGCAAATTTGTTTAGCGTAGGAGCCATCTTTGACGCTAAGTTAAGTAACATATCAATATCTAGGGCTTCAATAGTCTTAACAGTCCTCTCATTTGCAAGTTTAGATAAAATAGGTACTAACTTCGAAGTACTATCTATTAAAGAATCATAGTCTATCTGATCAATTACTTTCAACACTTTTTCGTCAGTTAGCTTCTTAATTATTGGCGATAATTTCTCTAACGCGGTAAGAGTAGAGTCTATATCAATCTGCGATAGTAATTGCAAAGCCCTTTCGCTTGTTAGTTTTTCTAGTATTGGCCATATTGCTTGTATTTTTGGTAGTTGATCCATTCCGAATGAGATGAGTGTGTTTATTAGGTCTGCCTTCTGTACAGCATCAAGTATGGAAACTGTTTGATCAAATAATGAGAGTAAGAAGTCCACTTGACCTTTTTTATCCATTTCTGTTATTTTATCAGTTACTTTCTCTATTGTAGGTAATGCGTCAACTATCTTGGATAACCTACTTAAGTTTTCCGGTTTTAATATTTCCTCAAGTGGATCTACTGTTGATACACTCATACTACTATACCCTAAATTAATTAATCTAGCATGTTTATATATATTTAATATGTTTGCAGTTATCTCGCCAAGCGCTTTCGGAAAATTAAAAGAAATACTGGGTTCAAATAAGAATTACAAATTTGTTATTACAACATTAGGAGTTTCTTTTGCGATAAAGAGCGGTATAGATATTGATAGCGCACTAGATCGTGGAGTAATAGTTAGAGCCTTTTCTCACAAACCTCCCAAGGTAGGAAATCTACCACAATATGAGTCTGAAGCAATAATGGTTGCCTTTGAGTTAAATGCATTACTTATAGCAGAAGACAAGGATGTTATAAACAAAGCAAAAGAGCTTGGGGTTAACGCAATTCCGATTGAAGAGCTTTTAGCATCATCTTAAGTATCACAGTTGAAGGGAATCCCCCTGGGATTTCCACCTTATCGTTAAATATGATTTTAGGCACACTTAAAACCCTATACTTGTCTCTTTCCTCTTCATACTCTGTTGCGTCATATATCTCCAGTTTAACATTTTCATTTATCTGAGAAACTTGATATAAGAACTCCGCGGTAATTGGACATTTAGTACAATCTGGAGTTACAAACAATTTAACGCTTCCTCTTACTTGCTTTGCTAATTCCACCTCCCTTTCATCTAGGTTAACAACGTTATTAGAGATTCTTACCAATGAGTTAAGAAACGGCCATAATTCATTTGCTATCGGAATACCATAATAAGTATAGTAAACCCTATCTCCCCTCTTAACTTTAACAAGAGGTTTTTTACAATTATTTAGAGTTTCAACGTTAACGTAATTTTTAAACTCGTGAAATAAACTATCTCCATTACATTGCTGTATTGTTATATCTCCCTTTTTAATCGCGTTAAGATATTCCTTGATAACGTAATCATAGCTCATATGAAATACCTCAAACTTTCTATACCTTCTAGTGACTTAATAATTGAGTTTTCTAAATCTTCTCTATTTTGAAACCTTTTAATAATATAAATGGTTGTACCATTCAATTCATATTCTAGTGGTGCTCCTAATCCTTGAGAGATTCTAGATGCTCTAGCATATCTTGTTCCCATTCCTATAAGATCATCCAAACTCTCCTTACCAGTGGGCAATGGAATTGGTAACAATATAGTTAAGTTCTCAATAAAAAACTCATAATCATCCATTACCACTCTTTCCCTTTTTCCCTCATTAACTAGGGAAAATCCCTTCTTCTTTAAATAATCCTCAAGTTTTCCCATCTTTACTCTTATATTTATCCACATCTAAATCAAAAAAGCCCTTCGCTGCATTAACTATGGCCTCAGAGAATGAAGGGTGAACAAAAGACATTAGCGCTAAACTCTCGATTCTTATTCTATTATTTACTACTAACGTTAAAATATTGATTAATTCCTCAGCCTTATCGCCAATTACTTCTCCAAAAACTATCTCATTTCTCTCATTTATTCCTAGTTTAACGTACCCATCCTTAAATCCATTGATAATTGCTCTGGTAGTTGCAGCAAACGGAAAAACAGAAAACTCCTTAGCCTCTTTATCGTTACCTACGATACCAACTTGAGGATCAGTATATAACACTTGGGGTATCTTAAGATTATCTATTAGGGGAAGAAATGTTGCGTCCTTAAGGATATGTAGTGATGCAATTACTGCATCTAAAATTGCTGAATGTGCAGTTTTTCTCTCTTTGTCTATTACATCACCTATTGCGTATACATTGTTCTTTACTCTTCTATACTTATCAACTACTATCCCACATTCATTAATACTCAATCCAAGTATTTCAATACCCTTAGGCAATTGCGGTCTTCTCCCTGTGGCATACACTATTACGTTTCCTTCTACCTCACCCTTTTCCGTAATCACTTTTCCATCATGAATCTTCACTATTCTAATGTTTTCCTCTATATTTACTCCATCGAATTCCAAGGAATCCTTTATAATACTTCTAGCATCCTCTGGAAATGTTGGTAAAATTTTACTTCTGGACAATAAGGTAACTTGTGACCCTAATCTGGAATACATTTGAGCTATCTCAACTCCTGCATAGCCTCCGCCAATAATAACCATTGAAGAAGGTACTGAATTCAAATTAACCGCATCATCTTCACTTAAAGTATTTTCAATGCCATTAATACTTGGTACCATCGGTTTAGAACCAGTAGCTATGATTAAATTATCGAACTCCACAATTCTCCCATTTACCTTTACCGTACTAGGAGAAATTATTTCAACTTCACCTAACTCAGTTTCACCGCCCGAATCTTCAATTAGCTTTCTTCCGGCGTTTGATAAGTAGTCTATAATTTCGTTTCTTTTACTGAAAAGGAGATCTTTATATTCAATTTCACCATCTAAGCCTATATAATACACAATTTCTTTAAATCTATTTAATAAAAAGGTTGCATCAAAAAGAAAAATACTTGGTACACAGCCGAAGTTTACACAAACTCCACCAAATTTCTCTTTTTCGGCAACTAGTACCTTCTTGCCCTTTCTCGCTAATATGCTTCCAGCAACATAACCGGCAGTACCACCGCCAATTATTACGATATCATATTTCATGCTAGGTCATTTAGAAGAATAATGTCCTATCAGCTTCCAATGTCAGATCTATTAATGTAGATCCTCCGACTAGTTCTATGCCTTCCACTACATCATCCTCTTTCATATGGCACATATCCTTTAGGCTTTGTACACAAACATACATTTTAACTCCATTTTCTTTTGCCATATCGAAGAAGTGTATAAATGGATTTCCGCCTTTTTTCCTCTCTTCCTCTTGCCATTTCTTATCTAATAATTTTGGCCCCTTTATCATAAAGAACACTGAAGTCTCATATTCCATTGAGGCAGATATTGAAGCCATAAATAATGGGGCATATGTCCTATCTAAATCCTCAGGACCATGGGTTACTACGATTAATATCTTCTTCTTTTGCTCTTCCTCTTGACCCTGAGTTTGAGCTTGAGCCATATTTTATTCCCAATTATAACTTCTTAAAGAACTTACTTAAATTTTTTATTAAACCATTATTCTCTTCCAATAGGTTGCAGAAAATAGGAAATAATTAAAATAAATGAAAAGGATAAAGCTTAAATAACTTAAATGCAAAAATAAATATGGTGAAAATATGGCTGAAGAAAAGAAGAAGAAATTATCCATAATAGTCTTCTCTGGTACGATAGATAAGTTAATGCCAGTTGGAATTTTAACATCAGGTGCTGCAGCATCTGGATACGAAGTTAACTTGTTCTTCACATTTTGGGGATTACAAGCAATCACGAAAAGGAGCCTAAATAGCCAACAACCACCTCAAATTGATAAGAACTACGAACAGATGGGTCCAATAATGATGCAAAAAATGCAAGAAATGAAATACCCAATGTGGCATCAACTAGTACAGCAGGCTAAGGAAATTGGAGAAGTTAAAGTGTTTGCGTGCTCAACCACTATGGAATTCTTCGGAATAAAGAGAGAAGACTTAGCGGAATTTGTAGATGATGTAGTTGGTGTTGCAACGTTTTTAGACAGAGCAGAAGGAGGAACAACTCTATTCATTTGAGGTGAGAGAAAGTGTCTCAAGAGGTTAGGATTGCGAAAACGTTAGATGCTAGGGGTATGTATTGCCCTGGTCCAGTTTTGGAGACAGCTAAGGCAATTAAACAAATAAATGTTGGTGAGGTTTTAGAAATATTGGCTACTGATCCAGCAGCTAAGCCAGATATTGAGGCTTGGGCTAGAAGGACTGGAAATCAAATAGTAGATATACAACAACAAGGAGGAGTAACGAGAATATTAATTAAAAGAGTGAAATAAGTTAAGCCAGAATTCTTTTTTAACAAAGTTTATAAGTATCTAATTCTTCTATTTAATTGTGAAATGGAATGGCTACTAAAACTATATTACCTCCTCTTCCTGATGATCCAAGATTTCTAGACATGTCATATGATGTTCAAGCCCCACTACCAGAGGAAGAGAGGAACTTGCTAAGTAATTTAAAACCGGAAGAAAGAGAAGTTGCAGTAAAGTTTTGGGAAGCTGTTAAAAGCGATTTCAGATATAATGAGTATTTAAGAGGATGTTTGAACTGTGGTGTTTGTACCTCGGGATGTCCTGCTGCAAAATTCTACGATTTCGGTCCTAGGGAAATGATACAGTACATGATGAGGGATGAAGTAGACAAGATATGGGAGTTTGTAAATAAGAAAGTTTGGGCCTGTGTACAATGCTACACTTGCTCAATGAGATGTCCATTTAATAATGAGATCGCTGGTTTGATAATGGTATTAAGAGAATATGCTGTAAAGTTTGGTTTACAATCAGCTAAGGAAGTATTAGCTCCTTATAGAAGAGTCTTATTAACAGTAATTACAACGGGCAACCAGGTTACACCAGATATGATCCAACCCGATGCGTTCCCGGACTGGGGACCACAAGCTGTAGAGGAGTCTAAGAATATGGATGTGTATAGGAAGGCAGTTCCAGTGGATCTTTTACAAAGGACTGATATAGGCTGGCACGCTTCATTACAGACTGCTGTTGAAATGATGACTATATTTGTAGAAGCAGGAGTTCTTGATTCCTTAAAGAACGTCGATAAGGACTTATATGATATGATCATGGATATATATGAGGAAAGGAAGCAACAATTAGAGGAGATCAAGGAGAAGTGGGAGAAAGGAGAGTTAAAGGAAGAGGATTTACCTGATAGTTGGTTAGAGTTATAGTATACTTTTTCCTAATGAAAGTATTTTTTCTGTAAAATTCGTTACTATATAAACTGTATCATAATACTAAGAGTGAGTTGGTTGTATCTGTAACTAACGTTTTTACCTCAAGTTGCGATAAAAATTATATTTACTCTTTCTTCTTGTTAGAAAGAAGTTTTAAAATAAAGTTTATAAATGTGAAATAACTAATATTAATAAGGTGGAATGTTGAGTCAAGATGAGAAACAAATACAAAGGGAAGTTCGAGAAGCCTTCCCAATGTCAGATGATGTTGACTGGAATGAGGTTTATCAGAGAATAATTTATAGGTATAGCACACCTCATGGACTAGAACATGTTAAAGAGGAAATGTATAAATTAGAAGATAAGGGCGAAATTATAATACACCATATTAAGCCCTACAATAACCCAGTAGAAGCCCAAACACTAAACGGATCTCCAAAGAAAATACCCACAACAAAATTATGGCATCATAAGAGTTGTGGACAGTGTGGCCACATACCCGGTTATCCAACCTCTGTTTTCTGGGTAATGAATAAGTTAGAAATAGATTACCTAGATGAACCGCATCAAACATCGTGTACTGGATGGAATTATCACGCGTCTGGTGCCTCCAACCCCGTAGCCTTGGCAGGAGTATATGTAAGGAACATGTGGAGAGCTTATGAAACGGGTTACTTCCCATTAATACATTGCGGAACATCATTTGGTCATTATAAAGAAGTTAGAAACATGATAATATTACACAAAGAGATAAGAGACAAACTTAGACCAATCATGAGAAAACTGGATATGGACATTGTAATACCAGAAGAGGTAGTTCATTATTCTGAATGGTTATATGTAATGAGCAAGAAAGCTGCACAGCAGAAGAAATACAATCTAGATAATATTAAGGCAGCTGTACATACTCCTTGTCATGTTTATAAGTTAGTTCCAGAGGATACTGTTTACGATCCCGAAGTATTCCAAGGTAGAAGACCAGCAGCCCCATCTGGAACTGTACAGAATTTCGGCGCTAAACTAGTGGATTACTCAACCTGGTGGGATTGCTGTGGATTCGGATTTAGACATATCCTAACAGAGAGGGAATTCAGTAGAAGTTTCGCACTATTTAAGAAGGTTATACCAGCAGTTGAGGAAGGGAATGCTGATATCTTTGTAACCTCAGATACTGGGTGTGTTACTACTTTAGATAAGAGTCAGTGGGCTGGAAAGGCTCATGGTTTCAATTATAACTTACCAGTATTAGCTGATGCGCAATTTGCAGCTTTAGCAATGGGCGCTGATCCATATATAATTGCTCAAATTCACTGGCACGCGACAGATGTAGAAGGTTTCTTAAGAAAGATAGGTGTTCCGGTTGATGATTATAAAGAGAAGTTCGTACAATATCTACAAGATCTAAGAGAAGGTAAGACGGAACCACAATACTTATATCCAAAGCATAGAAAGATTGACTTCTACTTATCACTTCCAGATAGAGTAAAATGGTACAAGAAGGAGGTTCCAAAGTAAATACAGTAAAAGCAAAGTTTTTTAAATTAAATTTACTTAATAAAAGGTGGTGATTAAGTGGCAAGTAAATCAGTCTTGGTTATAGGTGCTGGGCCAGCGGGTCTCTCAGCTACTAAGGAACTAGCGAATATGGGAGTTAATGTTGTAGTTGTTGAGAGAGAACCGTTCTTAGGTGGTACGCCCAAGAGGTTAAAGTATAGTTTATTATTCCCCGAGCTAAGACCAGCTTCTGAGGTTATCGATCCATTAGTAAAAACTGTCCAAGAGAACGGTAATGTTAAGATTTACACGGAAAGCATAGTTGATGCTGCTAAAAACACCTCTGACGGCTTTGAAATAAGTATTAAAGATAAGAATGGCAAAGTAAAGGTGGAGAAAGCTAATGCAATAATTGCAGCTTCTGGTTTTGAGCACTTCGATTCTAGAAGGAAGTATGAATACGGTTATGGTATAATTCCCAACATATACCAAATATCTGACATAGAGGGTATGCTTCACGAGAATAAGCTAGTTACCACAAAGGGAACTCCGCCTAAGAGGGTTGCAATATTATTATGTGTAGGTTCTAGAGACGCTACTGTAGGAAATACTTATTGCTCAAGAGTATGTTGTGCTGTGTCAATAAAGCAAGCTATGGAGATCAAACAGAGGATTCCAGATGCGGTAGTTCACATCTACTACATGGATATAAGAACTTATGGTCTAATGGAGGACAAATTATACTGGAAATCGCAACTAGATTACAGGGTTGGTTATATTAGAGGTAGAATTTCAGAGTTCATGAGAGGTCCTAACGACACTGTCATAATAAAGGGAGAAGATACGATGAACTTGAATAGGGCGCTGACTGTGCCTTATGACATGGTAATATTGGCTAATGGAATGGAGCTTGGATTGGGTTCAAAACAAGTGGCTAAGATATTGGGATTGGAGTTTGAAGAGCATGGTTTCGTTAAGCCGTTAGATCCAGATAGATTACCAGTCCAATCAACTAAGAAAGGAATATTCTTAGCTGGTGCAATAACTGGGCCTAAGACTATTTCAGATTCCATAACTGAGGGATATGCAGCAGCAATGAAAGCTTATGAATATATCACGCATGGAATATGGGAAGAGTCGGATTTCGCAAAGAAAACTGCGGAGATGAAGGTGGTACATCATTAACATTTTTTTAAACATTGATTACGTAAGGGATATTTTTAACGCGATATTAGCTAAAGATGCAAATAATACTGCTAAGAGCAATCCTAAGGAATCATTATCAATAATAATTAAAGCAATGCAGATGAAGACTGATTTCCTTAATTCTTTAGAGATTAATACTGAGGAAGACGTAAAGAAGTTATTTGACGTAATATTTTATGCTAAGAAACATTATAGTGAAATTATAGGTAATAATGGGATTGATAAGGTTAAGCTAGCTTTCAAAACCCTTAAAAACAAGGATTTACCTTATGATGAGAGAGTTAAAGCTTTTACTTCACTTAAGGCTAGTGAACCAGAAGATATTGAGGACATGGCTAAGGAAATAATTCACTTCCTAGAACCTGAAAAATATCCGTTATGGACTAGATGGGTCTGGAACCCCAGTAAGAACTCTGGTTCAATCACTTATGTGTTAAAGGATGGAGTAGTGTTGAAGAATGAAAAGGAGTATTTTGACGCGGTTTCTGAGCTGAGGGAAGTTCTTTCAATCTTTGGATTAGACTCACCTAATTATTATTATACTTCAATTTTTTTAGTATACTCTTACGTTAGATATGTAGATTATGCTACTCTGCTGGCTGTAGATAGGAAGGGAGGTGGGCTTTATCCATCTCACCTTTCTACTACAGCCATGGTTTTAGGTCTAAAGTCTTTCCTTAGGGTGATCCAACTTGCCAATTCCTGAATTAGAAAAACCCATAATTAAAGGTCTAATTCAAAAAGACAAGGTAATAGTTGATGGTGTAGAACTAGACGGAACATGGAACGCATTCATGATTGAAAGAACACAGACTGGCTACGATCCTACAGTATGGGACGAGATAGCCAATACTCTAGAAGGCGTTACAATAAGCGCGTGCTGGCAATGCGGAACTTGTACCTCTGGTTGTACGATGAGAGAATACGATCCAGACTATAGTCCAAGAAGATTTATAGACTTAGCCAGAAAGGGCGACAAACAAGCACTTATTGAACTACAAAACTCACTCTGGAGATGTGTATCATGTCAGAAATGTACTCACAGATGTCCTAAGGGAGTGCTGGTAGAAGAAGTGGTACATTCAATTCATCATTATCTATTAAAGCATGGGTTAGTTAAGAAAGATCCAGGTACAGTTTTCGATGAGTTATTCTTAGAGACTGTAATTAAAAACGGTGGAAGGATTTCAGAACTAACACTAGGTGCCGCTGCAGCTAAAGCTGGAATGGTTACACTGAGTTTGAAAGACCTTATTAATATAGGTGCAGCAATATTGAAAGGAGGGCTTATAAAAGATGTATTAAGGCCAAATAGAGTTAAGAACTGGGATAAAATACAAAAGGTACTGGAGGAAGCAATGAAGGAGGAGGTGGTACCAGAATGACATTACCTACACCTTATGGTAAAGTAGCATTTTATCCAGGCTGTGCTTTAGATGGATTAGGTAAATCTTATGACGTCTCATTAAAACTAGTTGCACAAGATCTAGGTATCCCGTTGGAGAAAATCGAGGACTATAACTGTTGTGGCGCATTAGAAGTAAAGAACGTAAATACTATGGCAGGAGTGTTATTACCAGCAAGGAACTTGGCATTAGCTAGGGAAATGGGGGCCGATGCGGTAGTTTCAGCTTGTCCTGGTTGTCACTATTCCTTATCTAGAACTCAATATTATCTGACTAAATACCCCAAATTAAGAGAAAAGACTAATATGTATTTAGAAAAAATGGGTACTAAGAATTATGATCTAAAGTTAATGCTAGTTCACGCTGTTGAATATATTTACAATACTGTAGGGATTGAGGCTATTAAAACTAAGGTAAGAAGACCGCTCACTGGGTTAAAAGTAGCACCATATTATGGATGCCTATACGTTAGGCCTAAATCATATACACTAGCTGGATATATGAAAATGAGGGATGACCCAGAGAGGCCATTCTTTATGGACGAGATACTGAAGGCCTTAGGTGCAGAAGTGGTACCATTTGAGGCTAAGACGATGTGTTGTGGTGGTCCTCATGTATACTCTGATGTAGAAGTAGCCTTACACTTAGAGGCTAGAATATTAAAGGAGGCTAAAAGAAATGGTGCGGAGATATTAGTCACAGATTGTCCTCTAGGTCACGTGGCTATTGAAACTAACATGGAGAAAATAGCTCAAAAGTATGGCGAAGATCTAAGGACGCCATTAGCTTACTTCTCGCAACTGGTGGCCTTCGCCTTTGGCCATAGCCCAGAAGAGACTTTGCTTACGGCAAATATTACTAATCCAATGTCAATACTCAAAAGATATTTGTAAACCTTTTTCCATTTATTATATATGTCTTTTTTATTCATAGATTTTAACACGCATTACGGTATAAGACTTTATAATTACACGGAAGAGCCTAAGCTTACAGAAGATGAAATAGAGATAAAGCGAATTTTACTAAATCCGATTTATAAGTACTCATGCGACTGCTGTGTAGATGGTTTTTATCAGCAATATCTTTGGGGAAGGAAAGATTATAC belongs to Saccharolobus solfataricus and includes:
- a CDS encoding CoB--CoM heterodisulfide reductase iron-sulfur subunit A family protein; this encodes MASKSVLVIGAGPAGLSATKELANMGVNVVVVEREPFLGGTPKRLKYSLLFPELRPASEVIDPLVKTVQENGNVKIYTESIVDAAKNTSDGFEISIKDKNGKVKVEKANAIIAASGFEHFDSRRKYEYGYGIIPNIYQISDIEGMLHENKLVTTKGTPPKRVAILLCVGSRDATVGNTYCSRVCCAVSIKQAMEIKQRIPDAVVHIYYMDIRTYGLMEDKLYWKSQLDYRVGYIRGRISEFMRGPNDTVIIKGEDTMNLNRALTVPYDMVILANGMELGLGSKQVAKILGLEFEEHGFVKPLDPDRLPVQSTKKGIFLAGAITGPKTISDSITEGYAAAMKAYEYITHGIWEESDFAKKTAEMKVVHH
- a CDS encoding DUF1641 domain-containing protein, translated to MSVSTVDPLEEILKPENLSRLSKIVDALPTIEKVTDKITEMDKKGQVDFLLSLFDQTVSILDAVQKADLINTLISFGMDQLPKIQAIWPILEKLTSERALQLLSQIDIDSTLTALEKLSPIIKKLTDEKVLKVIDQIDYDSLIDSTSKLVPILSKLANERTVKTIEALDIDMLLNLASKMAPTLNKFASLMDQMSSKGQVDMLVNLMEQGISLLDAVQKADLINTLISFGMDQLPKIQAIWPILEKLTSERTLNLIQSLDLDSMFNALEALTPIMKQLTSDKAIKIIQQFDIASTLGALEAAMPLLKKLTDEKTVKIISQIDVNSLLMLTNKLVEMQKSGSLDRLMQLLEIISDPQFVNGLVTVMDKFSKAFKAWVNDIPNARPVGTMGLLRATSDKDVSYALGLMLELAKEVGKSFKS
- a CDS encoding sulfurtransferase TusA family protein, which codes for MSQEVRIAKTLDARGMYCPGPVLETAKAIKQINVGEVLEILATDPAAKPDIEAWARRTGNQIVDIQQQGGVTRILIKRVK
- a CDS encoding thioredoxin family protein; translated protein: MSYDYVIKEYLNAIKKGDITIQQCNGDSLFHEFKNYVNVETLNNCKKPLVKVKRGDRVYYTYYGIPIANELWPFLNSLVRISNNVVNLDEREVELAKQVRGSVKLFVTPDCTKCPITAEFLYQVSQINENVKLEIYDATEYEEERDKYRVLSVPKIIFNDKVEIPGGFPSTVILKMMLKALQSELR
- a CDS encoding dihydrolipoyl dehydrogenase family protein — protein: MKYDIVIIGGGTAGYVAGSILARKGKKVLVAEKEKFGGVCVNFGCVPSIFLFDATFLLNRFKEIVYYIGLDGEIEYKDLLFSKRNEIIDYLSNAGRKLIEDSGGETELGEVEIISPSTVKVNGRIVEFDNLIIATGSKPMVPSINGIENTLSEDDAVNLNSVPSSMVIIGGGYAGVEIAQMYSRLGSQVTLLSRSKILPTFPEDARSIIKDSLEFDGVNIEENIRIVKIHDGKVITEKGEVEGNVIVYATGRRPQLPKGIEILGLSINECGIVVDKYRRVKNNVYAIGDVIDKERKTAHSAILDAVIASLHILKDATFLPLIDNLKIPQVLYTDPQVGIVGNDKEAKEFSVFPFAATTRAIINGFKDGYVKLGINERNEIVFGEVIGDKAEELINILTLVVNNRIRIESLALMSFVHPSFSEAIVNAAKGFFDLDVDKYKSKDGKT
- a CDS encoding 4Fe-4S dicluster domain-containing protein; its protein translation is MATKTILPPLPDDPRFLDMSYDVQAPLPEEERNLLSNLKPEEREVAVKFWEAVKSDFRYNEYLRGCLNCGVCTSGCPAAKFYDFGPREMIQYMMRDEVDKIWEFVNKKVWACVQCYTCSMRCPFNNEIAGLIMVLREYAVKFGLQSAKEVLAPYRRVLLTVITTGNQVTPDMIQPDAFPDWGPQAVEESKNMDVYRKAVPVDLLQRTDIGWHASLQTAVEMMTIFVEAGVLDSLKNVDKDLYDMIMDIYEERKQQLEEIKEKWEKGELKEEDLPDSWLEL
- a CDS encoding CoB--CoM heterodisulfide reductase iron-sulfur subunit B family protein: MLSQDEKQIQREVREAFPMSDDVDWNEVYQRIIYRYSTPHGLEHVKEEMYKLEDKGEIIIHHIKPYNNPVEAQTLNGSPKKIPTTKLWHHKSCGQCGHIPGYPTSVFWVMNKLEIDYLDEPHQTSCTGWNYHASGASNPVALAGVYVRNMWRAYETGYFPLIHCGTSFGHYKEVRNMIILHKEIRDKLRPIMRKLDMDIVIPEEVVHYSEWLYVMSKKAAQQKKYNLDNIKAAVHTPCHVYKLVPEDTVYDPEVFQGRRPAAPSGTVQNFGAKLVDYSTWWDCCGFGFRHILTEREFSRSFALFKKVIPAVEEGNADIFVTSDTGCVTTLDKSQWAGKAHGFNYNLPVLADAQFAALAMGADPYIIAQIHWHATDVEGFLRKIGVPVDDYKEKFVQYLQDLREGKTEPQYLYPKHRKIDFYLSLPDRVKWYKKEVPK
- a CDS encoding DsrE family protein translates to MAQAQTQGQEEEQKKKILIVVTHGPEDLDRTYAPLFMASISASMEYETSVFFMIKGPKLLDKKWQEEERKKGGNPFIHFFDMAKENGVKMYVCVQSLKDMCHMKEDDVVEGIELVGGSTLIDLTLEADRTLFF
- a CDS encoding histone deacetylase family protein, whose amino-acid sequence is MRLTYQNSLGIVWDQRFTEISFSHPMIRDISKARVRDFIKLAKEKVSFVEIRPEYATKEDLMVVHTRDYIGLLEESSKIPYIGFLDQGDTVHYPGMFEDILLVLGSSFTAIKYSKFLDYVYIPLGGFHHAMPNRAVGFCPINDVAITALKLLEKGERVAIVDVDAHHGNGLQFILYDKPILKINIYAYDGNFFPGTGKIDEIGEGKGRGYNINIPLPLGSTDDIFEKSLEILDLLELYNPSYVLVVAGVDGHKNDQLKSLDLTTNSYNLLGLRIRRIKKTINSSIIAYGGGGYGPMSSLSMVSFLEGLLGRRTSYEPLTSSEDIGKIRRIEKIISRFKTLSNFFS
- a CDS encoding PIN domain-containing protein, producing the protein MFAVISPSAFGKLKEILGSNKNYKFVITTLGVSFAIKSGIDIDSALDRGVIVRAFSHKPPKVGNLPQYESEAIMVAFELNALLIAEDKDVINKAKELGVNAIPIEELLASS
- a CDS encoding DsrE/DsrF/DrsH-like family protein translates to MAEEKKKKLSIIVFSGTIDKLMPVGILTSGAAASGYEVNLFFTFWGLQAITKRSLNSQQPPQIDKNYEQMGPIMMQKMQEMKYPMWHQLVQQAKEIGEVKVFACSTTMEFFGIKREDLAEFVDDVVGVATFLDRAEGGTTLFI